The Medicago truncatula cultivar Jemalong A17 chromosome 7, MtrunA17r5.0-ANR, whole genome shotgun sequence genome includes the window GCATTTTTTATTGACTACCAGtagaaaattgtgttaatttggTTTCAGCAACTTTACCATGTTTTTGTTGCTCATTTTTCGTGCACTACTCAAAAGCCGTTGACTTTTTGTTGTCGCATGTAAACCGTTTGTGATCTTAATATATCAGCACTTTGGCAATGTTGATGCTACTTCATTGCACTCAGATTCAGAAACTCAACTCTTAATGATTATCGATTAAGCAAAGTGTTACGTAATTACTAGCATGTTTGCTAATGTTGTGAGGTTGCAACTGTGTGGTGACTTGGAAGCTACTAACTGTGAAAATTGATCTTTCTAGAGAACTATTAGAACCTATTTTTGATGACACGAAATGAATCATTTAACGTAAATCTTTTGTATTTAgttgttaaaatgtattaatgTTTATAAAGAGATAAATCCAATAGTTGTTACCACAATCCCAAGTAATACATCATAACTGTGACTATGGAACGCATACACGAAGTTGTTGATGGTAGTTGTTCAGCAACTTGGTGGACGTttcaacttataatttttttgaagatttataatAGGACTAATTAAAAGTAGGCTTAAATGTAGTTTTGGCAATTCACAAAcagattattaaaaaatagaaatgagaAAATGTAATGGTTTTagacatagttttaaaactcagACCGGACATCGACTCGGTCAAGGTACTGGGTCACTGGTCGAACCATTGAATCGTTGGTCGAACCGCATAACTGAACCGTATTAAACCGGTTGACTCGGTAAGATGACCCGGTCTCTATGAAAAGTTTGTTCTATGGTTTATCCTGAATTAGATGATTCCTTCTATAAAAATATTCTAGTGTCATGGCAcctattaaataaaataaattaatatttttttcctcataaaataaagtaacataacacaaatatttgtacagcacactaaaaaaaattgaatagtaAAAAAACGTAATTGTTGGACAAGAATGATTtctcttaaaaaacaaatactaGTAGACAAGAacgatttaattagtttttttttagataaatgatttagttaagattttttgacacaataatttaattaaattaaaaattattggtTGTATCATTTAAACCCACTGCGTTTACTTTCAgaactaaaaaagaaaacacttactaataataataattaaagggATGCCAAATTGAAGCATAAACCATAACcctacttttcttttcttttctaaatgtTGCTGCAGACTTAGAGCGGTGCCTCCTTTCTCTTACCCTCATCTCCTATTCTTTCTAAACCAAAACCTTCATCTCAcccaaattaaaaaacacactAGATCTAAATAATCTCAATTATCTCAGTACTGTTATTTGTGTTTTAACTATTGAAAAACACGCTACCGCCGTCAGATCTCACCATCTTCTTTCTCTGTTATCTGTGTTTTGAAGAATGTTGTGTATTGAACCGGTCTGGTTCACCAAACCGGCCGAGTCACCGGTTTCCAGCAATTTTTACCGAGTTACGCCGGTTCTGACTGGTTCAACTGCACAACCGATCTAATAGGCAGACCGAACCGGTCATCCCTCCGGTTCGCGGTCCGACCGGCCGATCCGGGTCgggttttaaaactatggtttTAGAGATAAAATAATGAGGAAATTGGTTATAATAGGTAAAGGATTGGAACAATTCATGGTAGATTGGAAATGGAAGGCGACTCGTACACGGCAAGTACTTGCCTACTATAACAACAGTTTAGtagaatcaaatttaaaatggtGCGAatagtgacaaaaaaaaaaaaaaaaaaaaacatatttccgTAGAATGGTAGTAATGAACatgatgaaatgaaatgaaatcaaaGAGTATCTTGTGAAAGGTGACGAAGACGTTTCTCCAATTGATCCAATTTGGGACCCCAATAATCGTTTATACAGAGTGGGCGAACATCGGTATAGTAGTCCACATGAATCTCTTCCATGCGACTGGGCGCAGAGGATGATGATgactccttcttcttcttcttcttacgAGACGTGCTTACTCTCTTCTGCAATGCCCACAGTACATCTGACCCACTAATCTCCTGCTTTTCCTGTTTTGATGAAATTGAATTCGATGATTCCATATTCGCATGAATACCCAATCGATGATGCTCCGTCGTTACTTCTTTCCAGTGCCCCCGCCGTCGTCCTGTTCCTACTGAGATGACAACGTTGGAACACCAACACCacatcttttccttttcttctctttccAAATCCTATTTATTTATCTTCAGGACCagatttctttatttattcatttttctacttttttcgCCTAATTTTTATTGTGGCcactgtttttttctttttaagtgttgAAAACATTAACAATACGATGGCTATATTGtcaattacatttttttcttctactttttcACATAGTATCATGTTTTAATATTACacaatttgattattattattcaaatacaaaagtttataaatttatgtCACTCTACCATTATCTTTTCAAATTtccatcaaatattttaaacCTAAAGCATTAGAAAAACTTGAATACAAACAACTAGGGCTGGCAACGAACCGATCCAACTCGAAAATAGTTCGAAATTCGATTCGGTAATTGtttcgttgaacttggttcatgaaccaaatgagtcgaacttgagttgaaaattaagctcgtcaaataaatgagtcgaACTTGAACTACATATAATTCGACTCATTTGATTTATGAACCAactcgatatatatatatatatatatatatatatatatatatatatatatatatatatatatatatataatcctaAATCAATTacactaatttttaaatgaaatattatttttaacatttttctttctcaaagttttttattaccactttattaacaatataaaataaaaatgtccaaCGGAGTAAAAATAATGGTAATCCTCACCTAAAGTTTTTTATATATCGATATAGCAACTGGAGTATATAACATAATTCATACACTTGAAAGTTTTAAGCttgcttattcaaaaaaaaaaattaagcttgcaattttatgtcccacatcgaaaATTTCGGGAAAAACGGAAAGCAACTTGTCTATAAAAAGAGACGTGTACAGTACATTCACCTAAAATGGGAATGGAattacaataatattaattaattaattaatttaattaatagtatTTACCATTTTACGTAAGTGGTTTTTAGACCAATTACAAGGTTTGTGAGCTGTTTTTTGTGCCCTCATGAAAACCATAGTTGTTTTTGTCCCTTGGTTCATTTAATTCGAGTCTAGTTAATTTTTATCAAGTCGAATCGACTTAGCTCGATTCATTTTCAACTCTAGTTATGTGATTTGAGCAAACAAACTGAACCTAACGAGCCGAATCGAACTGTTCGTGAACCTTAAAAGAGTCGAACTCGAGCTAAAAAAAGAGTTCGTGTCAAACTCGAGTCGAGTTTCGAGCCGAGCAAAATCTTATCAAGTCGAGCCGAGCTCAGACATGTTTGATTCGattcgactcatttccagccctacAAACAACATTGCTATATTTCATGTAcaccatttttttaaagaggctaaaattaaatatattactaCAACAAAATGTTCTTCCTAGCGCAATGTGTACCAAGGAAAAACAATAGTGTCAAACCAATATTTACAAagtaaaacaacaaaacaatgaagacaaaaaaaaaaaaaactattagcCTATGCCCAGAATGGTGAACGGATTCTAACACCTACCATGATAATTGAAGGGAAGAGAAGCAACTTTCGCCTTCAACCACGAATGCGAGTGATTTAATATTATCAACCACCTGCAAGATTGAGCATTCTTTGCCATTGAATAATCTGTTAttcttttctttccaaatttctCACACAGTTGGAAACCAAAAAACCTGCAAAATCGATTGTCTCGCCTTAGCGCCAACACCACCAGAAGTGAATTGATTAAAATGTTCCGAGACAACAAAAGGAGTGACCGGCGAAAAGAAATATTTTCACACACCGCTCTAGATTGTCGATGTGAAAGCTTTCTTTTGTAGATTCTATCTTTCAACACTTCAAATTTTCCATCTACAACaagataataataatcatgTTTGTATAATTTGCTAATTTAAAaactttctaatttttttatgttgtgaTATTTCACTACTGTTTTTTTTAATCGGCTAATATTATTAACCAACAAGTCCGTACAAGAAGCACTAATAAGCTCGGGtggagaaaaaaattacaaacaaggGGAAATCGGTTGCCACATAAACACCGGTTCGAACAAAAACCCCTTAAAAAACCACCCATAAACAAAGGAACACCCAAAAAAGTAACGACGCAGCATATACATATGACAAACCACATGCATACCCCTGCGTCAACACCAAAACCGCAGGAGACTTGCACAGCACGGCAGAAAATGAAAAAGCCATCAAAACTGCCGAGCCAAATACACACACCAGCAACAACACAAACAAACTTCAGCCAAGTGCATTCTCTCTCAAACCTAGTATACCCCTGCCTCACTAAAACTGCCTAGCAATCCCTCCTGCCAAAGTCCAAACTGATCGGCAAAAACTCCAACACCAAAACTAAACTGGTAGCACATGACATACCCTCTGTACACAGTACAACAAACACatacaaagaagaaaaagtgcAGGAAAGGCTATTACAAGAAACAACAGCCATTTATAACAAATGGAACTCCCAAAGTACCTCCCTGCACTATAAAAACACGACCCCTCCACCTACAGGTCCTCAACAGCAGAACTAGCTAGGCCACCACCACTACCTAGCAAGACAAAGCTTAGGATTCCAACACCATTCATAAAAAAGACAAGTCGGCGTGTGAGTCCTCTCCAACAACCACCTCCACGACATCACCTTAACCTCCTCGACCAACTCGTCCACATCAATAATTGACCCGTTGAAAATGCTATAATTCCTTGATTTCCACAAAACCCAAATGGTTGTGTGCCAAATTAACCAAAGGCCTTTTAGAACCTTTTTATTAGTTCCCCCAAGGCTCCAACACTCccaatgaacaaataaatttggaGGGATTAAATACCGACAATCTAGCCACAACATCAATTTCAACCACACTGAAGTCGCTACTTCACAATGCAAAAAAAGGTGAATCGCCGATTCCTCCTCCCTATCACACATAACGCACAACAACGAAGCTTCCGGTGGTAAAACATTCCTCAAAGCAAGATTATCCTTAGATGGTATACGGTTAAGAAACACCCTCCAAGCAAACGCTACCACTTTCAACGGTGCCGGACTAGCCCACATATCTCACTAGTGCTTATTACTGTTCTACAATTTGCCATAAAATTTGGAGAATGCATACCACAATTTGAATACatgtttgtatatttatttctGTTTTATAGTACCtacttttgttatttgttaatggaattttgatttggtttattaattgaataatgagCTATGATAAGTAAACACATATTTTTAGACAAATACTAGACACCAATGGCAAAACGGTAATATGATTTTAAACATAGGGGCAACTTGGTATTTTCACCCACTTCTTCCCTTTCTATTCCttccttcctcttcttctcttccCCGATCTATTTTCATCTCTCACTGCAACTACAATCTTCACCACCACCGACCTCACCACCTCACCCTACTCATCGGTCACCACCACCATCGTTCTTGtcaatcaccaccaccaccgtccTCACCATCACACCCTTTGTTTTCAACACCACCACTCCATCACGCCGCCCTCACCACCGTCGTCTTCGACCTTCAATCGTCAGATCTGAACACGCCATCCTCAACACCGTCGCCGTCATCCATCACATTTGTCATTCCTCGCATCTTCAATCTTAGACCTGACCTTCAATCTCGTCTTCTCCATCACACCTCCGGAGACCGTCGCTTCCCCATCACACCGTCGAATTCCTCCGTCGCTCTCTCTATCTTTTGACCTCCAAATTTGTCTCATGACCAACATCTCTCTTGGTGGCGGCATTCGAAGTCGCCGGTGAGTGATCTTGCAGAGAAACGTTACAAGGAatagcattattttttttttaaaaaaatgatgtatatatGAACAGTGAAATACGAATACGGTGTCTGTATTTTGTCtaaaaatttatgttgaagTTATCATTTCCTTTGAATAATAAGATAAGATGTAGCTCCGTAATTTTAGTATTACGCTATTTTGAGGATCGAACTCTAGATCCCCTTATCACTATGCTTCTTAACACCTTCATCCTAACCACTAAACCTACTTTCTATTATATTCTCTGCCGTTATTGAatcacaaaattgatttttgtttgaaacCTTAGTTAGACATATACAAAATAGGAATTATAATTCAATTTAGGTGGATTAGTTTATCttcatcacaattttttttttttatatacaaggCCATCAACAACTCAGGGTATGTCTTATTGCATCTACAAGTTAATAGTGTATGATGGTCGTAAGAATTGTTACGTGGACTgtttttttatacaagtttGAAGTTcatttatgaaaaaggaaaaacaaaaaattgggaAAATCATATACCTAATCCAATAGAAGAGGAAAAAACAagacaaattaaaaattaaaataaaaaactcctcatattacataaatataaatattttatttctatagTATCGAATATAGTCATTTTCCGTCACTATATTCTTTACATTTGCTTATCTCATTCACTCCTCTTATTACTCTGGagaattaagaaagaaaaatttcGCAATCAAATTTCTGACATCCCATTTTTCGTAGCAAAAAGTCACTTTTCATTCTTGTACTCAATTTTTCGATCCTCTTACATGAGATTATGATCAAGTTTATACAAAGTACAAAACTCCAAATCATGATAAATTTTCCAGACTTCCACATTTCTTTTGTTCAACAAGAAATAAATGAACgtaaaagaaaacaagaaataaatgatttttctaaattaGGTGAGTTAACAATCCGTCCATAAACTATTCAATTCcctcaaaattaatttaacatgaataaataaaaataatactagatggtatttagggttaatatacACGGAGATGGTCCACTAATGGACCATTCATAATACTAGCTAGCTTTATTGCCGTTAATAAAGGAAGACATAGCTTATTATATAGAagatcatttaattaattatatttttttccactTGGTAGTTATGGTTTAGCTTGCTCCAAAGGCAACTTTTCTATGatataaaaacaaacataaaacataCCTATTTGATAGACGACGCTACAATCCCAATTACCATTCCATAGGTGCAAGAAGAACCCCTCAAATATACTAATGGATTTCTTACATTTGGTGAAGAAGCTGAATAATGTTAAGTTATTAAGTTTTGTCCTCATTTTGTTCCTTAAAGCCaaacaaaatacaaacataATTATTGGTTTGGTAGTTCCAGTGTTGTTGTTGGGTGTGTACTTGGCAAAAAGGTCTTCATCATCAGTTGTTTATCTTGTAGAGTTTGCTTGCTACAAGCCAgggaaagagagaaaaacaataaacgaaacaattatgaagaaaatggaGGAATGTGGT containing:
- the LOC11425701 gene encoding uncharacterized protein; the encoded protein is MWCWCSNVVISVGTGRRRGHWKEVTTEHHRLGIHANMESSNSISSKQEKQEISGSDVLWALQKRVSTSRKKKKKKESSSSSAPSRMEEIHVDYYTDVRPLCINDYWGPKLDQLEKRLRHLSQDTL